The genomic interval CATCGTCTACCTGGCCAACGGCGGCGGCTGGCTGCTGCAGCAAACCCCCGACGCGGTGATGGGGCGGAGCACGCGGGCGACCGGGAGCGAGGCGCTGGTGATGCAGAGCCAGGACTTCTCCTGCGTGCCCGCCGCATGCGCGACGCTGCTCCGCCGGTGGGGGGAGCCGGCGAGCGAGGCGAACATGGCGAGGCTGACCCGGACGCGCGCGGGCAGCGGCTCGACGATGCTGCGCGCCCTCGAGGGACTCTCCGAGCGGCTCGCCGGGGCGGACCTGCGGCCGGTGCTGCTGCAGGTCGACTACGCCGATCTCGTCCGCCTGCCGATGCCGCTGATCACGCCGCTGCAGAACGAGGCCTCGCGGCGCCACATGGTCGCGATCGACCGGCGCGTCGCCGCGGGCTACGTGCTGCTGGATCCGATCGACGGCGTGTACTGGATCGGCGACGACCAGCTCGCGTCGAGCTTCATCGGCCAGGTGATCGTGCTCGAAGAACGGCGTTGAAGCCCGGGGTTTTGCACAAAACCGGCCATACCTTTATGTTTTCGGCTGCGCTCCGCCTGCGCCGCCGGGCGTCCCGCGCGTCCCGCGCGAGGCGGGCGCCGGGCTCGGCACCGCGCCCGCCCGGCGGCCGCGTTCCGGGTGGACGGACTGCGGACGCTCCGCACGCCCCCGAACCTTTTTCCCCGACGATCTCGATATGGCCTCCAAGACCACCCCCCGCAAGAAGACGACCCGCTCCAAGAAGGCTTCCGCCTCCAAGCCGGTCGAGCAGCTCGTCTACTACTTCGGCAAGACCAAGAGCGAGGGCGACGCCACGCAGAAGGAGCTCCTCGGCGGCAAGGGCGCCAACCTCGCGGAGATGACCTCCATCGGCCTGCCGGTGCCTCCGGGTTTCACCTGCACGACCGAGTGCTGCGACCAGTACTACAAGCAGGGCAAGAAGCTCCCGCGCGGCCTCATGGACCAGGTCAACGAGGCGATCCAGACGCTGGAGAAGGAGACCGGCAAGCGGTTCGGCTCCTCGGACAACCCGCTGCTGCTGTCGGTCCGCTCGGGTGCCGCGCAGTCGATGCCCGGCATGATGGACACCGTCCTGAACCTGGGCCTCAACGACGAGGCCGTGGTGGGCCTCGCCGAGGCCTCCGGCAACGAGCGTTTCGCCTACGACGCGTACCGCCGCCTGCTGAACATGTACGGCGACGTGGTGATGGGCGTCGAGCACGAGCACTTCGAGCACGCCTTCGACAAGATCAAGAAGAAGGCCGGCGTCGAGCTGGACACCGACGTCGACACCGACGGCCTCAAGCAGCTCTGCGGGGACTACAAGAAGGTCATCGCCAAGCACGCCGACCGGCAGTTCCCGCAGGACCCCATCGAGCAGCTGCGCCTGGGCATCACCGCCGTCTTCGCCAGCTGGATGGTTCCCCGGGCCATCCGCTACCGGCAGATCAACGAGATGTTCGGCCTCAAGGGCACGGCCGTGAACGTGCAGACGATGGTCTTCGGCAACATGGGCCAGGACTGCGGCACCGGCGTCGCATTCACGCGGGACCCCTCGACCGGCAGAAACAAGTTCTACGGCGAGTTCCTCGTCAACGCCCAGGGCGAGGACGTGGTCGCGGGCATCCGCACCCCGCAGCCCGTCGCCGAGATGAACAAGTGGAAGGCACCCAACAACAAGACCGTCGGCAGGAACGCGCACCGAGAGCTGCTGGAGATCAAGGACAAGCTGGAGGCCCACTACAAGGACGTCCAGGACATCGAGTTCACGATCGAGCGCGGCACGCTGTACATGCTGCAGACCCGCAACGGCAAGCGGACCGGCGCCGCGGCCGTGAAGATCGCCTGCGACATGGTCAAGGAGAAGCTGATCGACGAGAAGACCGCCGTGAAGCGGATCCCCGCCGGCGACCTCACCCAGCTGCTGCTCCCGGGCTTCGATCCCGCCGCCAAGAAGAAGGCGACCGCTTTGACCACCGGCCTGCCCGCCAGCCCGGGCGCCGCCTTCGGCAAGCTGTCCTTCACCGCCGAGGACACCGTCGCCCGCAAGGCCGCCGGTGAGCAGGTGCTGCTGGTCCGCAAGGAGACCAGCCCCGAGGACGTCGACGGCATGAACTCCGCCGCGGGCATCCTCACCTCCACCGGCGGCATGACCAGCCACGCGGCGGTCGTCGCCCGCGGCTGGGGCAAGTGCTGCGTCGCCGGCGCCGGCGAGATCCAGATCGACGAGAAGAAGAGAAAGATCACCGTCAACGGCAAGACCTACGGCGAGAAGGACACCCTCTCGATCGACGGCGGCACCGGCGAGGTCTTCGCCGGCGAGATCGACACGGTCGAGCCCAAGCTCTCCGGCGACTTCGCCACCGTGATGAAGTGGGCCGACAAGTACCGCACGCTGGGCATCCGCACCAACGCCGACTCGCCCGCCGACGCCAAGCGGGCCCGCGACTTCGGCGCCGAGGGCATCGGCCTGTGCCGCACCGAGCACATGTTCTTCGAGGGCGATCGCCTGCTGAACATGCGCGAGATGATCCTCGCCGACACCAAGGAAGCTCGCGAGAAGGCGCTCCAGAAGCTGCTGCCGCACCAGCGGAAGGACTTCGAGGGCATCTTCAGAGCGATGAAGGGCCTGCCGGTCACGGTCCGGCTGCTCGACCCGCCGCTGCACGAGTTTGTCCCCACCGATCCCAAGGCGCAGAAGGACGTGGCCAAGGCCACCGGCGTGAGCCCCAAGAAGGTGAAGGACCGCGTGTCGGCGCTGCACGAGAACAACCCGATGCTCGGGCACCGCGGCTGCCGGCTGTCGATCACCTACCCCGAGATCCTCGAGATGCAGGTCCGGGCGATCGTCGAGGCCGCGATCAACTCCAAGAAGAAGAAGATTGACGCCCGCGCCGAGATCATGATCCCGCTGGTGGGCACCGTGAACGAGCTGCGGCTCCTGCGGGGCAAGGCCGAGGAGGTCATCGAGCAGGTGAAGAAGGACAAGGGCTTCAAGGGCAAGCTGGACATCCTCATCGGCACGATGATCGAGATCCCCCGCGCCGCGCTCACCGCCGACGAGGTGGCCGGGGAGGCCGACTTCTTCAGCTTCGGCACCAACGACCTGACGCAGATGACCTTCGGCTACAGCCGCGACGACATCAACGGCTTCCTGCCGGACTACCTCGGCCAGGAGATCCTCGAGAAGGACCCCTTCCAGAGCCTCGACCAGACCGGCGTCGGCCAGCTGATCACGATGGCCGTGGAGAAGGGCCGCTCGACGAACAAGAGCATCAAGCTGGGCATCTGCGGCGAGCACGGCGGCGACCCTTCCTCGATCGGCTTCTGCCACCGGGCCGGCCTGCAGTACGTCAGCTGCAGCCCGTTCCGCGTGCCGATCGCGCGCCTGGCCGCGGCGCAGGCTGCGCTCTGATCCCGCCCGCCGCCCGCGCCGCGCTCCGACCCCGCCCGCGGCGGGATGACGACTCCGCAGCGAAGAGGCCGCCCGAGCGGGCGGCCTGTTCGCTGCGCAGCCCGCTCACCTGCGCGGCGGCATCCGCCCGGGCCGCGGCCGGGAACGCGGCGAGGCAACCCGGTGGGCTGCGGGCTCAGGCCCGGGCCGGGGCGAGCGTCCACCAGCCGAAGGACCGGGCCCGCGGGAGGCGGAGGCGGAGCTCGCGTCCGCACGGTTCCAGAGCCTCCGCGGCGGCGGGGAGGCGGAGCCGTGCCGGTCCGATGGCGTCCCAGGGAAGGCCGAGCGTCCGCTCGGAAGCGGGGTGATTCTCGCGGAACGCGAGCAGGTGACGCGGGCGCGAGGGGTCGGCCGGCGCGACCGCGAAGCCGGTCCAGCCGAATCCATCGGGCTCGTCGCCGACGGGGACGACGGTCGCGCCGACCCAGTCGGCCCGCGCCTCTCGCCACGCCCGGATCACGGGCC from Phycisphaera mikurensis NBRC 102666 carries:
- a CDS encoding C39 family peptidase, whose amino-acid sequence is MDDFCWFGIAVMVSVAGWMLGRRAGSAGDRTARLAAILGVVLLIAWTWLLRHPAVGVRLVPVSLLARVEGTGSVPMFALILGVCWERARVARQRAVVGWAVALGIVYLANGGGWLLQQTPDAVMGRSTRATGSEALVMQSQDFSCVPAACATLLRRWGEPASEANMARLTRTRAGSGSTMLRALEGLSERLAGADLRPVLLQVDYADLVRLPMPLITPLQNEASRRHMVAIDRRVAAGYVLLDPIDGVYWIGDDQLASSFIGQVIVLEERR
- the ppdK gene encoding pyruvate, phosphate dikinase → MASKTTPRKKTTRSKKASASKPVEQLVYYFGKTKSEGDATQKELLGGKGANLAEMTSIGLPVPPGFTCTTECCDQYYKQGKKLPRGLMDQVNEAIQTLEKETGKRFGSSDNPLLLSVRSGAAQSMPGMMDTVLNLGLNDEAVVGLAEASGNERFAYDAYRRLLNMYGDVVMGVEHEHFEHAFDKIKKKAGVELDTDVDTDGLKQLCGDYKKVIAKHADRQFPQDPIEQLRLGITAVFASWMVPRAIRYRQINEMFGLKGTAVNVQTMVFGNMGQDCGTGVAFTRDPSTGRNKFYGEFLVNAQGEDVVAGIRTPQPVAEMNKWKAPNNKTVGRNAHRELLEIKDKLEAHYKDVQDIEFTIERGTLYMLQTRNGKRTGAAAVKIACDMVKEKLIDEKTAVKRIPAGDLTQLLLPGFDPAAKKKATALTTGLPASPGAAFGKLSFTAEDTVARKAAGEQVLLVRKETSPEDVDGMNSAAGILTSTGGMTSHAAVVARGWGKCCVAGAGEIQIDEKKRKITVNGKTYGEKDTLSIDGGTGEVFAGEIDTVEPKLSGDFATVMKWADKYRTLGIRTNADSPADAKRARDFGAEGIGLCRTEHMFFEGDRLLNMREMILADTKEAREKALQKLLPHQRKDFEGIFRAMKGLPVTVRLLDPPLHEFVPTDPKAQKDVAKATGVSPKKVKDRVSALHENNPMLGHRGCRLSITYPEILEMQVRAIVEAAINSKKKKIDARAEIMIPLVGTVNELRLLRGKAEEVIEQVKKDKGFKGKLDILIGTMIEIPRAALTADEVAGEADFFSFGTNDLTQMTFGYSRDDINGFLPDYLGQEILEKDPFQSLDQTGVGQLITMAVEKGRSTNKSIKLGICGEHGGDPSSIGFCHRAGLQYVSCSPFRVPIARLAAAQAAL